The DNA segment CCGCGTGCCGCGCCCGATCTTGACGTGCTCGCCGACGACGCAAAACGGTCCCACGACGACATCCTCGGCCAGCTCGGCCTTGGGATGCACAACTGCGGTCGGATGAATGTTCACTCGTGTACCTCCCGTTAATCGTTAACCGTTATTCGTTAACCGCCTTGGGTGCGCAGACCTTGCGCTTCACGTTTAACGTTTAACGATTCACGTCCTCCGTTTTCTCTTCCGTCACCATCGCGGTCAATTCCGCCTCGCAGACCAGGTCCTCTTCCACGTAGGCCTTGGCCCGCATCTTCCAGAACGGCGGCCGCTTCTTGAGCACTTCGACCTCGAATCGCAGTTGATCGCCGGGAATGACCGGCTTGCGGAACTTGGCGTGATCCACCCCCGTCAGATAGACCACCGGGCGCCCGGTTTGCGCCAGGGATTTGAAAGCCAGCACGCCGCCCACTTGGGCCATCGCTTCGAGAATGAGCACGCCGGGCATGACCGGGCGGTTCGGGAAATGCCCCTGAAAGAACTGTTCGTTGATCGTGACGTTCTTGATTCCGACGACCCGCCGGTCCAATTCCAACTCGCGAATCCGGTCCACCAGCAGAAACGGATACCGGTGCGGGAGCAAGGTTTGGATGTCCACGTTCTCCATCGCTGCCATTTCCGCTGCCTCCTCAGCTCGGTTCAAGAAGGTTTATTTGGTCTATCGTGTGTCTTTGGTGCGGAAGCATCTCGATCCGGCCGACCCAATAAACCAAACGAACTACATGAACCAAACAAACCGGTGTTGCTACCGGTTCTGCCGGTCGAACTCCTTGACCACTTTGTCCGTCAGATCGAGCCCCGGCTGATGATAGATGACGATTTTGATGTTGGCTTCGTTGCCCTTATCCAGCACGGCGGCGTACCCTTCCCGCTCCGCGACGGCCAGCGCGGCCTTCTGGATCTTCTTCGAATATTCCGCCACCATCTCGCGCTGCTTCTCCTGCACCTCGCGATTGAACTCCTGCACGCGACGCTGATAGGCCTCGAATTTCGCGCGCAGCAGTTCCTGCTTTTCCCGTCTGGCAGCCTCGCTGAGCGTGTTGTTCGGGTCCTGGAGGGATCGTTCGATCGACTTCAATTCTTGATCGTCGGAGTCGACGATTTTCTGGCGGGTTGCGGAAAAGCTCCGCAGTTCTTCCAGGGCCCGTTTCCCCGTTTTGGACTTTTCCATGACGACCTGCTGGTCGATCACCGCCACTTTGAACGACTCCGCCGCCGACGAACAGCCCGACCAATGTTCCAGCAACGCGATGCAGACCACTACCGGCAGAAGAGGTCCCGGCTTCATCCTCCGCCCCTCATCGATTCCGTTCACGCTTACTCGCACACCATGTCCCCGTTTCATCCTGGAGCTTGATCGTGGAAGAGCGAGAGGCAAGGGGCTCGGGGCGAGGGGGAAGAGACTCCGACCTCTAGCCTCGGGCCTCGGGCCTATCGGTTCAGAACAGCTTACGGAAATTCTTTATTGAACTCCTGGATGACACGGTCCGAGATATCGACGGACGCGTCGCTGTACACCGTCGGCCCGCCCCGCCCCTTTTCGATCACCACCTGCAAGCCCAACTGCTTGGCGACTTTGGCCGTCACCGTCTCGATTTTCTCGCGGAACCCGTCCAGGACATCCTTCTGTTTCTCCTGCACTTCCCGGTTCAACTCGGCGGCCTTTTGCTGATATTCGGCCATGCGACGACGAAACTGCTCTTCGCGTTCCCGCTTCGCCGCCGCGCTCAGGACACTGGCCTGTTTGACGAAATCCTCTTCCATCCGCCGGAGCTCTTTCTCGTCCAATTCGATGAGCGCCTGCCGATTTTTCGTGAACGTCTCCAGGGATTCCTTGGCTTTCTTGCCCGCGGACGTCTCGTTCAGGATCCGTTGCGGATCGATGACGCCCACGCGGCCTTCCGGCTGCGTCCCCGCTGCCGCGCACCCGACGAGCGCCGCAAGCGCGACCGTCGTGACTGCAAGTCCCGCGGCCCGGCGACAGCTCGCCCGCACCGCCGGCTTGCCGTCCCCCGCCGGACTTTCCCGCCGATCTCTTTCAACGTTCACGCTCACCTCCCTATGGACACGCATCAGAAGAGTGACCCGATGGTGAACTCGAAGACGCCTTTTCGCTCGAACGGTTTCGGATCCAGGTTGATCCCGTAGGCGGCCCGCAGCGGACCAAACGGCGAAATCCATCGGGCTTCGATCCCTGCCGCCGGCCGCAGATTGAACGAGAGCCGCTCGTCCTCGCCGGTGTTTGGGTCGCCGAAGCCCTTGCCGTAATCGAAGAAGATGACGCCGTTCAGCTTGGCTTCCGACGAAATCGGGAAAATGAAGTCCACGTTGAAAATGAGCTCCTTTGAAGCGCCCAGCAGAAATCCGTCCGGAGTCACCGGGCCGGCCCGGCCGAAAAAGAATCCTCTCACGGTGTTGATGCCGCCGACGAAGAATCGCTCCGTCAACGGAATGGGCTTTCCCCCGAGCCCTTCGACGATTCCGAACCGCGCCCGAAGCGAAATCCGCGTGTCGAACGGCAGCGGCGTGTATTTCAGGGTATCCAAGGCGAATTTGTAAAAGTTGTTGGTCCCACCCAGGTAGGGCGTGCCGAGGGACACATCGACGCTGTGGCGCCAGCCGGTGCGCGGATCCAAATAATAATCGCGCGTGTCGCGGGAAAGCCCGAAGCGAAATCCCGTGGTGCTCTGAGTCCCAAACTGGTCCCTGATGAACTGCGGGATATTCGTCGTGAAACCGAAGATGGACCCGGCGCTGGCGGTTCCTCCGAACGGGTTCAACGTATTTTGAAACGTGTTCGGATCGTCGTAGCGAATGATCTCCGCCACGGGGGTGAAATACCCCGAGATGTATTCGGAAAACCACCGTCCGAACGTCGCGGAGACCCCGCGTTTCTCCTCGAAGAACGTGCCGAACAGCGTTTGGGTTGAATACACATCCAACTGGAGCGAGGTCAGCGAATCCTGGATGTAGGGATTCCGGAAGCTGATCAGGCCGATGGAGCGGAGCTGTCCCAACTGGCCGCGGATTCGGCCGGTATATCCCCGGCCGCCGAGATTCCCCTCGGTGATGTCAGCGATCAGGACGAACCGGTCCAACG comes from the Nitrospirota bacterium genome and includes:
- the fabZ gene encoding 3-hydroxyacyl-ACP dehydratase FabZ, translating into MAAMENVDIQTLLPHRYPFLLVDRIRELELDRRVVGIKNVTINEQFFQGHFPNRPVMPGVLILEAMAQVGGVLAFKSLAQTGRPVVYLTGVDHAKFRKPVIPGDQLRFEVEVLKKRPPFWKMRAKAYVEEDLVCEAELTAMVTEEKTEDVNR
- a CDS encoding OmpH family outer membrane protein, with protein sequence MKPGPLLPVVVCIALLEHWSGCSSAAESFKVAVIDQQVVMEKSKTGKRALEELRSFSATRQKIVDSDDQELKSIERSLQDPNNTLSEAARREKQELLRAKFEAYQRRVQEFNREVQEKQREMVAEYSKKIQKAALAVAEREGYAAVLDKGNEANIKIVIYHQPGLDLTDKVVKEFDRQNR
- a CDS encoding OmpH family outer membrane protein produces the protein MNVERDRRESPAGDGKPAVRASCRRAAGLAVTTVALAALVGCAAAGTQPEGRVGVIDPQRILNETSAGKKAKESLETFTKNRQALIELDEKELRRMEEDFVKQASVLSAAAKREREEQFRRRMAEYQQKAAELNREVQEKQKDVLDGFREKIETVTAKVAKQLGLQVVIEKGRGGPTVYSDASVDISDRVIQEFNKEFP